In the Primulina tabacum isolate GXHZ01 chromosome 15, ASM2559414v2, whole genome shotgun sequence genome, TTACAGTTGAAATCCCCTTGTCCCTCTAGActataaacaaatatataacaaaataaaTGTAGACAAAACCAAAGAAGAAAGACAACACAACATAATGCATCCATGAATCTTGCAGGACCTAGCATTTTTCACTGTACGAAAAACTATAATTGATGAGTAATAACATTACCTAGCATTTTGAGACACGTCGACTTGTTGCAATTGCATCCTGTTATGTGATTTGCAGAAGATGGTGACAAAAGGATTCCATCTTCCTGAATATATCTTAATCATTCAATCAGTATATCACAAATATGCAGCATGATTATAAACTGCAGATGGCTCAATGCTATGCTGGACCATTTTAGGTGCAAATGCATTGCGAGATTCAATTAGTTCTCGTGCCTCAAGAACTTCATCATCACATTCATTTACGTTGAGGCAACCTTGGCAAGAACAAGTTTCCGAACAATATAAACCAACAGCAAAGCACTTGCAGTAACTGGAAGGTAACAAATTACAAATATGTATTACAGAAAGTTCTTAAAAAAGAAAAGCGAAGTTTAAAAGGTGTGACTCTTGTTACAACCTTCATCCTGTGCAGATATGGTTGCCCACGACGGTTCAGTAAAATTTGTCCTGCTTTACATTAACATCATCCCAAATTATATCTTGAATGAAGACAGTCAAAAGATATTCAACAAAGAACAAATCCGCTATACACCTTGTTAAGAGGAGTCCTCTGGCAATTGGGATTGACTCGCGGTGATATTAGTCGATGGCGAAAGGATTGAACCAGAAAATTCTCTGTGCATGCGGCAACACATTGAAAGGCCGTGCGGGAGACAGGTTGCTAGTTTTACTAAACTTAGGCGAATACTGAGATCCAGGGAAAAAAACATGTAAGATCACGCTACCTCCCTTAGCATATAGAGTCCATGCAAGTTTTTcttcttccttttttttttctttttaatgctaaaataataaataacagtgtttttaatatattaaattaattgtaAATAAAGCGTGAATgctttatttatataatttataaaatatggaaatattttcttttttaaaaaattatagaaatattttatttatctaGTTAAGAAAAATGTCTATATTAATcactaataaaaaaataaaaatattggtGGAAAACAAGTCACGGGAAATTGTACGCCATTTGAGTTTCGTGCTACGAATTTGTATATGGATCCTCCCACGTTTTGTCATTGGACCAAGCCCAGAGTTATTAAGTTCTTTATTTATTGGACCCGACCCGACTTGTTGTAGtaagaaaaaaatgatttttttagttcattaatatatttaattttgagttttggacaattaaattttcaaattttaattttgacacCCTAacgtttaattttttattattttggtaCAATTACTATCGTGAGATATGACAAGTTAGTAATTTTTTATATCACGTCACCATTTTCTCGTGTTTCATGTGCATTTTCCAGTGGTACTTAGACCAAAATAGCTGTAAATTAAAAATTGGTTTataaaaactaaattttgaaaacttaaaagataaaaacccaaaaatataaaaacaaaactatttttcaTAGTATTAAAATAAACTTCAAATCCTAAACATCAAattctaaaatatataataataacattaacAACAACAATACtatattattattgaattgaAACATCTTCAAATATTCAAAGTTCAGCATCCATTCCATCCACACTGGAAACATCAATACACgttttttcgaaattttttttttatgaaagttCAGATATCGCCATCGTTAGCCGTTGGATCGGCTTTCTAAAAGCGTTCTTGTAAGTTCGGCTGCATCGGTTGCACGCGAAAGGAGAAAGGCATGTGAGCTTCGTAGTCGGGAACATGAGCTTGTTGATGATGATCGTACACACCGTGGTTCTCCATCACATGTTGTTCATCCATAGGGTTCAATTGGAGTTGGCCCTGTTATACATGAAcattcaaaattatatatatggatAATCAATCCTATTATCAAATTATCTATGTTTTACGGGAAAATTGAAATTTTGGTATTGTATATTTGCTTATTGTGTGTTATTTTCTCTATGTTGCCAAATttcattttagtatttttttcagACGTGACACTGACATGTATAATGTTATATCAGTATTCAATtggaaaaatgaataaaattgtcaaaaattgaaagatacatGAAATTACGAAGATTGCAATTTTCTCGTATTTTATATTTTCGTATAGTCTTGGCAATAAAACTTAACTGTAATTATCCCGATTAGTTAAATCCTAaactataattaaaaaaaaaatatcatgatACCTCAATACGAGGAGAAACATTAATTTGGtagaaaaaatttgaatggaAGTGATATTGGAAAGAACTAACATACCAACTTAAATTGGAGACTCTGATTCTCGTCCTCCATCATTTCTGTCTGAACCATTCgaagaaaaaaacaaatcattgaagaataataattaaataagcaCAAAAGTAGTAAgtatatttcataaaaaaattcaattttttaaatttgatttataGAAATTCATGATTATTGTGCTAAAGATCAAAATGAATAGAAGATAAATGACACTTGAATAATAACGTAAGAGGAAAAATATCGAAAACTGGACAATGCCATGAGTATTTGTACATGTTTCCTCATCATCCGCACAAATTCCATCTGTcacaatcaaaataaaaaaaaaattcagattcTTAATAATTATGAAGAACATGAAGCAAGGAACTAAAATctaatgattaagaaaatagCTAGACACCATTATATTAATAAAGAAGAATTGATTTTTAATAAGTTATTACGATATCGATCACTTATTAATTTACTAAAAATCATCGTACGTAGATGAAATTTTGcagtttaaatcttttaaactatACATAATAGTAATATTTACTACTCAACAATTATTCCTCATCCAATAATTGTAttaaaatgactaattaattTGTAGGTCGAtgaaataaaaagaaacatatgtaaaatttaagtttatttattaccTGTTTGATTTTGAGAGCAGAAGTCCCATTTTCAAGGGCATCCTCCAACACCATCAGTTCTCTGTAGTTCAAACTTGTGACATCTTCTCCTTTCAGATGCctatcaaaaaaattaatttataagttgaggataaatatgaattatgatcgattaagagagaaaaattaatTATGAGATTCTTGAACCTGAGTTCAATCTGCATGCTGTCATTCTCCTTCTTGATTCTGGTGATTTCATTGTCCAATTGCTGTGTATATATATGCATTTAtttcaaataaacaattgtcAAACTCAAATGCGAGTAAATTCATGTGAAATCCATCATAAGATAGCTTAAATCAACTCgtcaaattaattaatactaacCACATAAGTAGTAAAAAACAAGTTTGTTGGTTCCAAAAATAagttaaataaatccttaattcaatgaaaaaataGATCTATTAAGCATGTGTTTAAAATCTAAAGCACAGGTACCCCAAAAACATATACGACAAGGGTGCGTGTGTACAAGATTTGAAAATATAAGAGTTAACATATTTTTTTCGACAGAGGTTTTAGCAATGTCTGGTTTTCACAGAAGTAGTGTATCTATTTACTTCTTTATAATTATAAGTAGTTTTTCTCCTCATATGTAATTTTTTGCGTCGCGACAATTTTGAATAAATCCCTAGTTCTACTAAAATGCCTAGGGTGATCTACTTTCAAATCGCTAGCCATAAGTTAACTAGTTATAAAAATGTTGAAGTTCCCTTCTTAATTTTTACTATTTCAACCTTAGAACCAGAGGGCAAAAAGAAGTTGGATCATCAAATAGCTCGTTTGCACAAAAGAGGGAGCTCAAATGTTATATATACAAGATCTATATATTAGGGCATTTTCAAAACATTAAATTTCCTTTAATGTGCTAGGAAACTGAAGTGACATCCGTAGGTTGTTTCCTTAATCTTGCAACATAAAGATTTGCCATTTTTCTTACCAGATCTGTCAACAGATGTAACATTTCAGGCAGTTCATTCTCGTGTTTCATGGTCAAAATACTACCAAAACATGAGTTGAAAATGAGATCAGAAATTATAAAAGAGAACAAGTCCAGATCTAGAACAAGCAAATCTCCTAACAACTACTTGTAATTCATCTTTCAACAAATTCAACGTTTTGAGGAATTTTACATTAATTTCAGCAAAAAAAACTTTACTTCCTAGGTTTTTTttcttatataatataattaattacctCATGTTTAGCATCCCAAAGCCTTTTCCCAGAGAGCTTATGATACTGATCCAACATGTCAACAAACCTTCAAATCAAGAATCAAGAAAACCCTAATCACAATTTCCTCGGAtcccaaagaaaaagaaaacaaaacaaattggAACCTAAAAACACACACGAGCTAGCTATTTATTCATTTCTTGATTTTCGGAGAAAACCATTAATGAACGAACTAAAAACATACGTTGTCGAAGGGCTGCAAAACTCATGCATCTTGCCAGAATTAGCAAGAATTATCACAGAAACCTGAGCATCGCAAAGAACACTAATCTCCTTGGCCTTCTTCATGAGCCCATTTCTCCTTTTCGAGTAAGTAACCTGTCTGTTGCTCGAGTTCTCGATCCTCTTGATCTCAATCTTGCCTCTTCCCATAGTTTTTCTATCTTCAACAAAAAATCGTAGCAGAGGCAAACTGTCCTGAAAAACTATTAATAACCAAATGAATGGCTGTGAATCGATGAAAAGAGTTGGGCCAAAACATTAGTGGGTGCCGGGGGTGGGGGGGGTTGGCTTAATGGCATTTTCCTTACAAGGGTTGGGAGATGAGAAACTTTACAAGGCTCAGACAAATAAGGTATATATTGATATTGCCAAGCCAACTCACTTAATAAATCTTGTGTATGAAATTTTTGATTCTGTTACAATTAAGTTTGATCCGAGGTTGCATCATCTAATTATCCTTTGGTTTCTTGGCTCTTTTGTAATAAAATTAGTGTCTTTTAATCTTTTGTTGCAGAAAGATCACATTCAACTTGATTTCGGAATATTGTAGATCAATAGCTAGGGACTAGTAGCATCATATGTCATCTCCAATCAATTAAAAAATGGATATGTTTATCCccaatcattaaaaaaaaaagaatacgaATTTTTTGGTTTTGCTTAAATCTTTCCGTGTCAAATTGAACTTCACTTTCTTATTCTTACTAGAAAACGTGGCACATTCGAAGCATGTCTACAAAATATAGAAATAGATTCAATAGAATTTTATAGAAACAATAGAATCGATTTAGATATTTGGTATATATTTTTTGGATGATTTTGATTAAGAAGAAGGAGATTGATGGTTATTTAGCTAGTATTTGAGTTGAAGGGTTTGTGGATAATGGCAAATTAAGGGCATTTTCGGATTAcctaatattaaaataatattttgaaagaagtaggtctcttgtgaaacggtctcacgaatatttatttgtgagacgggtcaactctaccgatattcacaataaaaaataatactcttagcataaaaagtaaaattttttcatggatgatccaaataagatatccgtctcacaaaatacgacccgtgagaccgtctcacacaagtttttgtctggATTAGATTGACCAAAATTTGTCGTTTTCTTTTCTATGATAACAGAATAGCTTTCGGCGTTATCGTAACGATATCGGTGGAAATTTTGAACCTGGCGTAAGGTATTGGCACTAGGGGACAGTTAAGAAACTAAGATATCCTTTTATATGTTAGGATCAAAGTTTTCTATTATTTTTGCCTTTGAAAGTAACCTAGGATAAATATTTTTGCCTTTGAAAGTAACCTaggataaatatttttaaaaaaaatatatagctTATAAAGGTTACAATGCTCGAAACCCTCTTAAATAagctaataaatttttttaaccaAACACCCTCCTAATTGGAAGTTGCAactattattttcaaagataAATAATTATGCTCGATACTATCTTTATTAATTCTCACCGAAATTAactttgttttatttaaaatattaataattagaATAAAATTAGAAGTTGGCCTTTGAAGTCATGAGTTTTCAAGCATTTAAGTGGGATTGCGCACACGTGCCttagaaaaattataattttcaaattgaTTGTCAGCCAGTTAATATTATAACTATTaagtaataaaaatataaaaattttataaaattcagtattaaaaaatcaaatcaatgaatTTTTTAGGGTTACAAAGAATGACTGATGGCGAAAAAGATGAGATGGGACTGGAAATTCTTACACTGCCTTAGAGGCATGATTTTTTTTGAGTCAAACTGCCAAAACTAGATTGACTTTGGTAATGGTCAAGAACTCACGGTTACTTACGAGAGTTATGATTTTATATTATAATGgtgtgatttatttattttgttcaatttttataaaatttgaatttttgctCTTATATATGGATGAAGACCTTTTTATATGTTACCCTTATGACACAAGGTTGATTATAATAATTGTCTTTGCTGAAATATTGATCGAACTGTGATGCTTGAACTGCTATACAGTTTAAACGATTTTAGTTGCAGCGTCACCACCAGCTACAACTTTTGGTAAATTGATAATCGCtcgatcctacaattggtatcagagccaatatcatgtgtttgattctcattgACTGCAAGAAATGCAATTATTAGGAGAGAGATCGttggatgcaataattgtctctgttgtaagcgatcgaaccgtggtactTGAGTTGTTGtacagtttaaaatattttagttgcacTGTTACTACCAGTTATAGCTTTTGATAAAACGACTAACGCTTGGTCGTACGCAGAAATAATAAGTAAGCACGATAAATTGTTGTTTCAAAAAGATataacaaaatttcaatatattttaaatatatatattttttattttgtaacaTATAAAGCCTTTTTCTTAACATGTGtaggattttttttttccctcttGAAGGTGAATGTACTATATATTTTGCTTGGCATTGTTGGGCTTTGGATTGTACGTGGGTCAAGAACAACAAATGATGTAATCCAAGCCCCATCTAGTTTGAGGTCAAATTGGGTTTTTATTTTGCTTTTCACActagtatttatttatttatttttagctgaattttattataattgagtGTCGAACTTTAAAATCCATCACAAATTTGAATCTTGATGTCAAATAGACTATAAATCATcggttattttttatttaattttttgaaaattttttttccaaaatattttggtcGGGACTCAACCCAACTCGTGAAGAAATGTTGGATCCAAAATAATCTAGAGTCGAGTTGGATCAAACGGGAACCTCTTTCAACTCGTATTTTCCTCGACTCCGATATGATATCTTCCTTGAGAGAAACCGGACTATCATACTATGGTTATGATTTCGGTACATTCAATATACTTGAGAATCAGATTTCCGTTTGCTTTTGAattcgataaaaaaaaaaacaaattaccGAAAAATTATAAGTTTATATCCGGTCAACTGATTTCCTAGACatgtgaaattttaaaatttagaatACTATGTTACAACGTAATACTAACGTATTGCCACATGCGTGATATgtacaatatatttttataattaatttgatttatattcaagtaaaaataataTCGTAATGATAAGTAACAAAGAAAGATATCGCAATTTaaaatgaatatatttaaatatggtCATACTACTTGACCATCAATTGGATAAATTATTAATGAGAGTGTAAACttgtaatttgaaataatttaattttttcttttaaaaaagataGATGTACTAATATGCAGtttcaaataataaattttttttttcaaaaaagaaaaaaaaaacagattaTGATATCAATTTTGTCTCTATTATACAGATTCTTTGATAAGAGTTGAACATTTGAATTACGTTATGTTTacggtaaaaacttgtgtgagacggtctcataggtcgtattttgtgagccagttcttatttgggtcatccatgaaaaagtattattttttatgctaagagtattactttttattgtaaatatcggtagggttgacccatctcatagataaagattcgtgagattgtctcacaagagatctactctaacTTTTAATAGGGCACACCTACAATTGTGTCATATCCAATGTAACATTCCCATATAATTTATTCGATTGTCCAATTCATCATACAAATACGGTTGAGTTTTGTAAAAGAGAAATAGtgacaattattgtacccaaaAATCTCTAACAAGATGTCAACAAAATTGGCTGCTAATTTTGAGttccttttaaaattttacacgTTCTCCCAACCTGTATATTTCTTGACTGGATAATCTGAACATGAACCCAAAAAGTAGGGGCGATGAGATATAAAATCaatgaaattatttatttattatgtaataaacaaataaaatttagTCAATACAAGACTAAAGACCACCTTTTCCATCAATTAATACCAAATTTCGGAACAAACTTCCAACACAAA is a window encoding:
- the LOC142526928 gene encoding floral homeotic protein GLOBOSA-like; amino-acid sequence: MGRGKIEIKRIENSSNRQVTYSKRRNGLMKKAKEISVLCDAQVSVIILANSGKMHEFCSPSTTFVDMLDQYHKLSGKRLWDAKHEQLDNEITRIKKENDSMQIELRHLKGEDVTSLNYRELMVLEDALENGTSALKIKQMEFVRMMRKHTEMMEDENQSLQFKLGQLQLNPMDEQHVMENHGVYDHHQQAHVPDYEAHMPFSFRVQPMQPNLQERF